A window of the Phaseolus vulgaris cultivar G19833 chromosome 5, P. vulgaris v2.0, whole genome shotgun sequence genome harbors these coding sequences:
- the LOC137835114 gene encoding solanesyl diphosphate synthase 1, chloroplastic-like, with product MMSVTGKAIDFAGKNLVSCGCSSNASFDRYTVRNYAKVNSKGCGRGHGVCKLFCCTRRNTQCRVSSMKTAEPTVNGGSQAIESLTKGSYLKGYSESPISPATFFEVVADDLLTLNKNLQSIVGAENPVLMSAAEQIFSAGGKRMRPALVFLVARATAELFGLKELTVKHRRLAEIIEMIHTASLIHDDVLDESDLRRGKKTVHQIFGTRVAVLAGDFMFAQSSWYLANLENIEVIKLISQVIKDFASGEIKQASSLFDCDVQLEEYLIKSYYKTASLIAASTKGAAIFSGADRSITEKMYEYGRNLGLSFQVVDDILDFTQSAEQLGKPSGNDLAKGNLTAPVIFALEKEPKLRDIIESEFSEVGSLDEAINLVKSCGSIERAQELAREKADLAIQSLQCLPQSVYRLALEDMVAYNLQRIA from the exons ATGATGTCTGTCACAGGCAAAGCCATTGATTTTGCTGGAAAAAACTTGGTGTCCTGTGGTTGCTCTTCCAATGCTTCCTTTGATAGGTACACGGTCAGGAACTATGCCAAGGTTAATTCAAAAGGGTGTGGCAGAGGTCATGGAGTTTGTAAATTGTTTTGTTGTACGAGGAGGAACACTCAGTGTCGGGTTTCTTCTATGAAGACTGCAGAACCTACGGTGAATG GGGGGAGTCAAGCAATTGAAAGCCTTACCAAGGGATCTTACTTGAAGGGTTATTCAGAATCCCCCATTTCTCCAGCTACGTTCTTTGAAGTTGTTGCTGATGATTTGCTAACTCTCAATAAAAATCTTCAGTCG ATTGTAGGAGCAGAAAATCCAGTTTTAATGTCTGCAGCTGAGCAGATTTTTAGTGCTGGTGGGAAGAGGATGAGACCAGCTCTGGTGTTCTTGGTAGCAAGGGCAACTGCAGAGTTGTTTGGCTTGAA GGAACTTACTGTAAAGCATCGACGTTTAGCGGAGATTATTGAAATGATTCATACTGCAAGTTTGATACATGATGATGTACTAGATGAGAGTGACCTTCGACGAG GGAAGAAAACTGTACATCAAATTTTTGGAACAAGAGTTGCAGTGCTGGCTGGAGACTTCATGTTTGCACAGTCATCATGGTATCTAGCAAACCTTGAAAATATTGAAGTCATTAAACTAATCAGCCAG GTGATCAAAGATTTTGCAAGTGGGGAAATAAAGCAGGCCTCAAGTTTGTTTGATTGTGATGTTCAACTTGAAGAGTATCTAATCAAGAGCTATTATAAGACAGCATCCTTGATTGCGGCCAGCACCAAAGGAGCTGCGATCTTCAGTGGTGCTGACAGAAGCATCACTGAGAAAATGTATGAATATGGAAGGAATCTGGGTCTATCCTTCCAAGTTGTGGACGACATTTTGGATTTCACGCAATCAGCAGAGCAACTGGGAAAGCCTTCTGGCAATGACCTTGCCAAGGGCAACCTGACTGCACCAGTAATATTTGCACTGGAGAAAGAACCGAAATTGAGGGATATCATTGAGTCTGAATTCAGTGAGGTTGGTTCACTTGATGAGGCCATCAATTTGGTTAAGAGTTGTGGGAGCATTGAAAGGGCCCAAGAGTTGGCCAGAGAGAAAGCTGATCTTGCAATTCAAAGTCTCCAATGCCTTCCTCAGAGTGTGTATCGTTTAGCCCTTGAGGATATGGTGGCATATAACCTTCAACGGATTGCATAA